A window of the Dyadobacter pollutisoli genome harbors these coding sequences:
- a CDS encoding VPS10 domain-containing protein — protein MLYFNKVGRATLSLLVLAGFLAFRFAFDDNDIKEEQRPQWEKIGPGGGGAIFIPTFSYHSVSEFLLRCDRTGSYLTKNGGKSYDQINLPNGANSFAYDPLDSNTIYIGSNTLNKSMDGGKTWEQIFPSPTDVLSQSYSGDHATFQIQTKAGSLYEMEEGRIGAIRVDPVRSASLYFSMGPYLFYSFNGGKSWEKKDIGKRIEYLYSNGCGLKNELMVFTGESAFVFNKTTRKIVPKMFPKAMSPAFCFTAGSVSKGGKEIFYALHHDPGQQIQEEFGHSELWISQDQGSSWKQSENTLVTNAQAGTKPSYSMISCAEFDARQVYLVTNRYEQKKDGGFIYWYGVLKTGDGGKNWDWVWKGGGGSGQYGVRDGVDAANLKDAWAARAFGGEYIRLMDVGVSPLDGKIAIVTDWYRTMKTIDGGESWNEIYSEPQPGGSYKSTGLDVTTSYGVHFDPFDSSHIAISYTDIGFHHSFNSGKSWTRSVQGVPAEWVNTCYWLEFDPKIKGKVWSVWSGMHDYPRGKMTRNPAWKKSAKGGVCVSTDGGRTWQPSIEGMGMDSPATSIVLDPSSAPGKRTLYASVYSKGVFKSTDDGRSWRLKNKGIGENTCAFELTRTGNGTLFLTVSATPAHKNGKKGREFYSGAVYRSTDGAENWTKLNVTDGLLFPNGIEYDPKGPDRIYLAGWADIDLSDLIGGEVARSTGGNKKLEIPGGIFLSEDNGTTWKSIFDKKQYVYDVTADPYHGGRLYCNTFNSAAYRSDDYGKAWHKIKGYDFHWGHRITVDRNDPGQIFINTFGSSVWHGAALREHSKYKNPNGRNDQWGFVGFGGGGAMFYPAISPHNPSRAMVACDMTGSFATDDGGNSWRMFNLKGPVNYFVFDPVDSNTVYANSIGLYKSIDRGSTWSLFYPSGSDLSGIVSQGDHASEKLITNDGMDRKVQAFAVDPADSKKVYAAISIGDSSMDARSAFYTSKDGGITWRKERQLTGKIKNIYINPGSPENDRTIYVCGQNAITKREKGAWEINRNTHVTELTEFAAGFDKKSKRFMIYAISGTSYFNADQENSGIYFTKDGGKHWENRQAGLIKWAVKGAADPEWRSIATSAQHPQVVYVSYANLKVHADTTSIGVAKSEDYGQTWALAWKDDLTKNENVVSKNFENGWINERFGPSWGENPFSIGVSPSDPDICYATDFGRTVKSSNGGKSWEQVYTRKKNSGGWISRGLEVTTSYAVVFDPFESSHVFIANTDIGLMESKDGAESWLSATQNNGVPRAWANSTYWLEFDPKVKGRVWAVMSGTHDLPRPKMWRKNGTKDYKGGVLLSEDAGQTWKPISHDIGEGAATHILIDPASDPENRTLYVCVFGKGVYKSSDGGKSWKQKNNGIQGNEPFAWRIVKREKDNTLFLVVSRRSEKGSVGAGDGALYRSTDGAESWTKVRLPEGTNGPTSLAVDPQNGQRLILSGWGKRASGKFSQDTGGGIFASDDDGKSWKQVLHHDQHIHDITYDGRINTFYACGFNGSAYRSADSGNTWSRIKGYNFKWGKRVDLDPGDPEKIFIVTFGGGIWHGPARGDQAAVEDIVK, from the coding sequence ATGTTGTATTTCAACAAGGTGGGCAGAGCCACACTTTCCCTGCTTGTGCTGGCAGGTTTTTTGGCATTCCGTTTTGCATTCGATGACAATGACATAAAGGAGGAGCAAAGGCCGCAGTGGGAGAAGATCGGCCCGGGTGGGGGCGGGGCTATTTTTATCCCAACATTCTCCTATCACAGCGTCTCAGAGTTTTTGCTCAGATGTGATAGGACAGGATCCTATCTGACTAAAAATGGGGGTAAGTCCTATGATCAGATCAATCTTCCAAACGGGGCCAACAGTTTTGCCTATGATCCTTTGGATTCCAACACCATCTACATTGGTTCCAATACTTTAAACAAAAGCATGGATGGCGGCAAAACCTGGGAGCAAATATTCCCCTCCCCAACCGACGTGCTCAGCCAGTCATATTCCGGCGACCACGCTACTTTTCAGATTCAGACCAAGGCCGGCTCCCTTTATGAAATGGAAGAGGGACGTATAGGGGCTATCCGTGTGGACCCGGTCCGCTCAGCTTCATTGTATTTTAGTATGGGGCCGTATTTGTTTTACTCTTTCAATGGCGGCAAAAGCTGGGAGAAAAAAGATATCGGAAAGCGCATCGAATATTTGTACAGCAATGGCTGCGGACTCAAAAATGAACTGATGGTCTTTACCGGGGAATCGGCATTTGTTTTTAATAAAACCACCCGTAAAATCGTCCCCAAAATGTTTCCGAAGGCAATGAGTCCCGCGTTCTGCTTTACGGCAGGCAGCGTATCAAAGGGCGGAAAGGAAATATTTTATGCACTGCACCACGATCCTGGGCAACAGATCCAGGAGGAATTCGGCCATAGCGAGCTCTGGATTTCTCAGGATCAAGGCAGTAGCTGGAAGCAGAGCGAAAACACATTGGTAACCAATGCGCAGGCAGGCACAAAACCTAGCTATTCCATGATTTCCTGCGCCGAGTTCGATGCCCGGCAGGTGTATTTGGTTACCAACCGTTATGAGCAAAAAAAAGACGGCGGGTTTATTTATTGGTATGGCGTATTGAAAACAGGTGATGGTGGTAAAAACTGGGATTGGGTATGGAAAGGTGGGGGAGGTTCAGGTCAGTATGGTGTCAGGGATGGCGTCGACGCGGCAAATCTGAAAGACGCGTGGGCGGCCAGGGCATTTGGCGGCGAGTACATCCGGTTGATGGATGTGGGCGTATCTCCGCTGGATGGAAAAATAGCCATCGTTACGGATTGGTACAGGACGATGAAAACCATCGATGGCGGCGAATCATGGAATGAAATTTACAGCGAGCCGCAACCGGGTGGCAGCTACAAGAGCACAGGACTCGACGTGACTACCAGTTACGGCGTACATTTTGACCCTTTCGACAGCAGTCATATTGCCATCAGCTACACCGATATTGGCTTTCATCACAGTTTCAATAGCGGTAAAAGCTGGACGCGTTCCGTCCAGGGAGTTCCTGCCGAATGGGTCAATACCTGCTACTGGCTCGAATTTGACCCGAAGATAAAGGGAAAAGTCTGGTCGGTCTGGTCGGGAATGCATGATTATCCGCGCGGGAAAATGACCAGAAACCCTGCCTGGAAAAAGAGCGCCAAAGGCGGAGTCTGCGTCTCGACGGATGGCGGCAGAACCTGGCAGCCCAGCATTGAAGGCATGGGAATGGATTCACCTGCAACCAGCATTGTGCTGGACCCGAGCTCCGCTCCGGGCAAGCGCACATTGTATGCCAGTGTGTATTCTAAAGGGGTTTTCAAATCAACAGACGATGGCAGAAGCTGGCGATTGAAAAATAAAGGGATTGGCGAGAATACCTGCGCTTTCGAGCTGACCCGGACCGGAAACGGCACCCTTTTTCTGACGGTAAGCGCAACACCTGCGCACAAAAACGGTAAAAAAGGGAGAGAGTTTTATTCGGGAGCAGTTTACAGGTCAACCGACGGGGCCGAAAACTGGACGAAGCTCAATGTTACCGACGGACTCCTTTTCCCAAATGGTATCGAATATGACCCCAAGGGTCCAGACCGTATTTACCTGGCGGGCTGGGCAGATATTGATCTCAGCGATCTGATTGGCGGAGAGGTGGCGCGATCAACTGGAGGAAATAAAAAACTCGAAATCCCCGGCGGTATATTCCTCTCAGAAGATAACGGGACAACCTGGAAAAGCATTTTTGACAAAAAGCAATATGTATACGATGTGACTGCAGATCCCTATCATGGGGGAAGGCTCTACTGCAATACATTCAACAGTGCCGCTTACCGCAGTGATGACTACGGGAAAGCCTGGCATAAGATCAAAGGCTACGATTTTCATTGGGGCCATCGCATTACCGTGGACCGCAATGATCCCGGGCAGATTTTTATCAATACTTTTGGATCCAGCGTCTGGCATGGGGCTGCTTTGAGGGAGCATTCAAAATACAAGAATCCGAACGGAAGAAATGATCAATGGGGCTTTGTCGGCTTTGGCGGGGGAGGGGCGATGTTTTATCCTGCCATCAGCCCGCATAACCCCAGCCGCGCGATGGTGGCTTGTGATATGACAGGCTCGTTTGCCACTGATGACGGGGGTAATTCGTGGCGCATGTTTAACCTCAAAGGGCCTGTTAACTACTTTGTCTTTGACCCGGTTGACTCCAATACGGTTTATGCCAATTCGATCGGACTCTACAAAAGTATCGATCGGGGCAGCACTTGGTCGCTTTTTTATCCTTCTGGATCCGATCTCAGCGGTATTGTTTCCCAAGGCGATCATGCCAGCGAGAAGCTGATAACAAATGATGGTATGGACCGGAAAGTGCAGGCATTTGCGGTTGATCCGGCTGATTCAAAAAAGGTATATGCCGCCATTTCCATCGGGGACAGTTCAATGGATGCGCGTTCAGCTTTTTATACTTCAAAAGATGGTGGGATCACCTGGCGCAAAGAGCGGCAGCTGACGGGGAAAATCAAAAACATTTACATTAACCCTGGCTCGCCCGAAAACGATAGGACGATCTATGTATGCGGCCAAAATGCGATTACCAAACGGGAAAAGGGCGCGTGGGAAATCAATAGAAATACCCATGTTACAGAGCTTACTGAGTTTGCAGCAGGTTTTGACAAGAAAAGTAAGCGCTTTATGATCTACGCCATTTCCGGAACGTCCTACTTTAATGCTGACCAGGAAAACTCGGGAATTTACTTTACCAAAGACGGTGGTAAGCACTGGGAAAACAGGCAGGCTGGGCTAATTAAATGGGCAGTGAAAGGCGCTGCGGATCCCGAGTGGCGAAGTATTGCCACCAGCGCGCAGCACCCACAAGTGGTATATGTATCCTACGCGAATTTGAAAGTGCACGCGGACACTACCAGCATTGGCGTGGCCAAAAGTGAGGATTACGGCCAAACCTGGGCGCTTGCATGGAAAGACGACTTGACCAAAAATGAGAATGTCGTCTCCAAAAACTTTGAAAACGGATGGATCAATGAACGCTTCGGGCCGAGCTGGGGGGAAAACCCATTTTCAATAGGGGTATCACCTTCGGATCCGGATATTTGTTATGCAACTGATTTTGGTCGAACCGTCAAATCCAGCAATGGCGGTAAAAGCTGGGAGCAGGTCTATACCCGAAAAAAGAATAGCGGTGGCTGGATTTCCCGTGGACTGGAAGTAACAACGAGTTATGCAGTGGTTTTTGATCCTTTTGAGAGCAGCCATGTATTCATCGCCAATACGGATATCGGGCTGATGGAAAGCAAAGACGGAGCAGAAAGCTGGCTGAGCGCGACCCAAAATAATGGCGTTCCGCGCGCCTGGGCCAATAGTACTTACTGGCTTGAATTTGATCCGAAAGTAAAGGGTCGCGTTTGGGCGGTCATGAGCGGAACACATGATCTGCCCAGACCCAAAATGTGGCGAAAAAACGGAACCAAGGATTACAAAGGCGGTGTACTGCTCAGTGAGGATGCAGGCCAAACCTGGAAGCCCATTAGTCATGACATTGGCGAAGGGGCCGCGACCCACATTCTGATCGACCCGGCGAGCGATCCTGAAAACCGGACGTTGTATGTCTGCGTTTTTGGCAAGGGCGTCTACAAATCCAGCGATGGCGGCAAGAGCTGGAAACAGAAAAATAATGGGATCCAGGGAAATGAGCCCTTTGCCTGGCGCATTGTGAAAAGAGAAAAGGATAACACTTTGTTTCTGGTAGTGAGCCGGCGAAGCGAAAAGGGTAGCGTCGGTGCGGGGGACGGTGCATTGTACCGCTCCACGGACGGCGCTGAGTCGTGGACAAAGGTGAGATTACCCGAAGGCACCAATGGCCCCACCAGTCTGGCTGTCGATCCGCAAAACGGGCAACGGCTAATCCTTTCTGGCTGGGGAAAAAGAGCCAGTGGCAAGTTCTCGCAGGATACCGGAGGCGGAATTTTTGCTTCCGATGACGATGGCAAAAGCTGGAAACAGGTTTTGCACCATGATCAGCATATACACGACATTACTTATGACGGGCGCATCAACACCTTTTACGCCTGTGGATTTAATGGTTCTGCATACAGATCTGCGGATTCGGGGAATACGTGGAGCCGAATCAAAGGCTACAATTTCAAGTGGGGAAAACGTGTGGATCTTGACCCTGGTGACCCTGAAAAAATATTTATTGTAACCTTTGGAGGAGGCATCTGGCACGGTCCGGCAAGGGGTGATCAAGCCGCGGTGGAAGATATAGTCAAATGA
- a CDS encoding DUF3575 domain-containing protein: MRFSLICMACVFFPFKKVLAQIDVEKAKNHVIVKFSPLPLFDADNTVQFGVEVPLGKSGWSLQEDLGYGQSSFSIWYTDEVNPPNKEIFKSRTQLRYYYFDGRRVRGYVGGEFLYKKVVYRDNQWVGMDCNEMGTCGFFENRDIKIGRFVAAGHARMGWQFYLGSRIALDLFTGFGMRHIGVRAITAGLENVRYSKPREMWSNTSPGTGEMVPSLVLGFHFGLVLGKFSD, encoded by the coding sequence ATGAGATTTTCGCTGATTTGCATGGCATGCGTTTTCTTTCCATTTAAGAAGGTTTTGGCGCAAATTGATGTTGAAAAGGCCAAAAACCATGTGATCGTCAAATTCTCGCCCCTACCACTTTTCGACGCTGACAATACGGTCCAGTTTGGTGTGGAGGTTCCGCTGGGCAAAAGTGGATGGAGCCTGCAAGAAGACCTGGGCTATGGACAGTCTTCTTTTAGCATTTGGTATACCGACGAGGTCAACCCGCCCAACAAGGAAATCTTCAAAAGCAGGACCCAGCTCCGGTATTATTATTTTGACGGCCGCCGCGTCAGGGGATATGTGGGTGGTGAATTTCTATACAAAAAAGTGGTGTACCGCGATAATCAATGGGTCGGAATGGACTGCAACGAGATGGGTACCTGCGGATTTTTTGAAAACAGGGATATTAAAATCGGCCGGTTTGTCGCCGCCGGGCATGCCAGAATGGGCTGGCAATTCTATCTGGGTAGTCGAATAGCCCTGGATCTTTTCACGGGATTTGGCATGCGGCACATCGGTGTGAGGGCCATCACGGCTGGCCTGGAAAATGTAAGGTACTCCAAGCCCAGGGAAATGTGGTCCAATACCAGTCCGGGAACAGGGGAGATGGTTCCCAGCCTGGTGCTGGGATTTCATTTCGGGTTGGTTTTGGGAAAATTCAGCGATTGA
- a CDS encoding TonB-dependent receptor domain-containing protein — translation MKPKVFNLFCILLLVSTASIAQSRFSGQVFSRSDSTVIQGCLIYLSDQLSVLTDSSGAFLFQSVPNGSYTLQTTVSHFRVLKKNISISGKDMHLDLYLTSSDQTLQELTVTEKSTDFGFSRLRGVESMGIYEGKKSEVITPEQLVANLSTNNARQVYSRVAGLNIWENEGGGLQLSIGGRGLDPNRTSNFNVRQNGHDISADALGYPESYYTPPIEGVGRIQIVRGAASLQYGTQFGGLINFVMRKPVQNKKLEVVARQSIGSFGFYNAFTSASGSMGKLSYYTFYQYKKADGWRANSHFNSSTLYADLDYKLSEKTSLGLDVTHMDYLAKQPGGLSDAMFKNDARQTNRERNWFQVGWNMMALHFDHKFNATSDFNLRVFGLAAHRYSLGFRPNRVATIDDNSERDLIKGNFTNWGAEARYLKRYFVAKKMAVLLVGTRYYHGFNHSLQGQGSKGKDADFSFVEPERFVTYDYRFPNRNVSLFAENVFYLSERLSVTPGVRFEYIKTTADGFYGNISRDLAGNIINISKTTEQRSNGRQFVLAGVGVSYKPHSKVDLYGNISQNYRSITFSDMRIANPSSVIDPDLKDEKGYSIDLGVRSHQTALYNYDISLFYLNYNNRIGEVQFYDESNRVLRLRSNVGQAIITGIESYAEADFLRLALPDSKDWSGVVFSNLALIQSEYKHSEVPGVQGNQVEFVPKVNLKTGLRIGYKKLKGSFQLTSLSDQFSEATNATDGGVSSVVGLIPAYQIMDLSFSYEWKMLKIESSINNLANQMYFTRRATGYPGPGILPSDGRGFYLTVQVKI, via the coding sequence ATGAAGCCAAAGGTCTTTAACCTGTTTTGCATATTACTGCTTGTCTCGACTGCTTCCATCGCCCAATCCCGATTTTCAGGACAGGTTTTTTCAAGATCAGACAGCACGGTCATCCAAGGTTGCCTGATTTATTTAAGTGATCAGCTCAGCGTTCTCACCGATAGCAGCGGAGCATTTCTTTTTCAAAGCGTTCCCAATGGCAGCTACACCCTGCAAACAACTGTATCGCATTTCAGGGTATTGAAAAAAAACATTTCTATAAGCGGCAAAGACATGCACCTGGACCTTTACCTGACCTCTTCGGATCAAACCTTGCAGGAGCTGACGGTCACAGAAAAATCTACTGATTTTGGATTTTCACGGCTCAGGGGTGTGGAAAGTATGGGGATTTATGAAGGAAAAAAATCAGAAGTCATTACCCCTGAGCAGCTGGTCGCCAATTTATCCACCAACAACGCGCGCCAGGTGTATTCCCGGGTGGCAGGACTGAACATCTGGGAAAATGAGGGAGGCGGTTTACAGCTGAGCATTGGCGGCCGCGGTCTTGACCCCAACCGCACTTCCAATTTCAATGTCCGCCAAAATGGGCACGACATCAGCGCCGATGCGCTGGGCTATCCGGAAAGTTACTATACCCCTCCTATTGAGGGCGTGGGCCGCATTCAGATCGTGCGGGGTGCAGCCTCCTTGCAGTATGGCACGCAGTTTGGCGGGCTGATCAATTTTGTCATGCGAAAACCGGTTCAAAACAAGAAATTAGAGGTAGTCGCCCGGCAGAGCATCGGTTCGTTTGGCTTTTACAATGCCTTCACCAGCGCCAGTGGCAGCATGGGAAAACTGAGCTACTATACTTTTTATCAATACAAAAAGGCCGACGGCTGGCGGGCTAATTCTCATTTTAACAGTTCGACTCTGTACGCCGATCTGGACTATAAGCTCTCAGAGAAAACATCGTTGGGCCTGGATGTGACCCATATGGACTACCTGGCCAAACAGCCCGGCGGGCTTTCGGATGCCATGTTCAAGAACGATGCCCGGCAGACCAACCGTGAGAGAAACTGGTTTCAGGTGGGATGGAATATGATGGCCCTGCATTTTGATCACAAGTTCAATGCCACTAGTGACTTTAATCTCAGGGTTTTCGGTCTGGCCGCTCATCGCTATTCGCTCGGGTTCAGGCCTAACCGGGTGGCGACCATCGATGATAACAGTGAGCGTGATCTGATCAAAGGCAATTTTACCAACTGGGGTGCGGAAGCCCGCTATCTGAAACGTTATTTTGTGGCCAAGAAAATGGCCGTTTTGCTGGTGGGAACCCGTTACTATCACGGTTTCAACCACAGTCTTCAGGGTCAGGGGTCAAAGGGTAAGGATGCCGATTTCAGCTTTGTTGAGCCTGAAAGGTTTGTTACCTATGACTACCGATTTCCAAACAGAAATGTCTCTTTGTTTGCCGAAAACGTGTTTTACCTCAGTGAACGCTTGTCGGTTACGCCCGGCGTCCGTTTTGAATACATTAAGACAACTGCCGATGGTTTCTATGGCAATATCTCGCGTGATTTGGCCGGTAACATCATCAATATTTCCAAAACCACAGAGCAGCGCAGCAATGGGCGGCAGTTTGTGCTAGCAGGCGTGGGCGTCAGCTACAAGCCGCATTCAAAGGTTGATCTGTATGGAAATATCTCTCAGAACTACCGCTCGATTACATTCAGTGATATGCGCATCGCCAATCCTTCCTCGGTGATTGATCCCGATCTGAAAGATGAAAAAGGGTATTCTATTGATTTGGGTGTCCGCAGTCATCAAACCGCCCTTTACAATTATGATATCAGTCTATTTTATCTGAATTATAATAACAGGATCGGTGAAGTTCAGTTTTACGATGAAAGCAACAGGGTCCTCAGATTGAGAAGCAATGTGGGCCAGGCTATCATCACAGGCATTGAATCGTATGCCGAAGCAGATTTTTTAAGGCTGGCCCTGCCAGACTCGAAAGATTGGAGCGGCGTGGTTTTCTCTAATCTTGCATTGATTCAATCCGAATACAAACACAGCGAAGTGCCAGGGGTTCAGGGCAACCAGGTGGAATTTGTGCCCAAAGTCAATCTTAAAACCGGACTAAGAATCGGATATAAAAAGCTGAAAGGCTCCTTTCAGCTCACCAGCCTGAGCGACCAGTTTTCGGAGGCAACCAATGCGACCGATGGCGGCGTATCCTCGGTTGTGGGCCTTATTCCAGCCTATCAAATTATGGACCTGAGTTTTTCCTATGAATGGAAAATGTTGAAAATAGAATCCAGCATCAACAATTTAGCCAACCAGATGTATTTTACCAGACGTGCCACGGGCTACCCCGGTCCGGGTATCCTGCCCTCAGACGGTCGCGGGTTCTACCTGACAGTACAGGTAAAGATCTGA
- a CDS encoding helix-turn-helix domain-containing protein — protein sequence MHIKFGEKEIIGKIIQSRRKSRKIIQEELADIAGVSPRTLRDIEKGVANPELETLLRICKVLGMEIKLEVIR from the coding sequence ATGCATATCAAATTTGGAGAGAAAGAAATAATCGGGAAAATCATTCAAAGCAGACGTAAATCCCGAAAGATCATACAGGAAGAACTGGCAGACATTGCCGGGGTTTCCCCTCGTACCCTTAGAGATATCGAAAAAGGAGTGGCCAACCCGGAACTTGAAACCTTGTTGCGTATTTGTAAAGTTCTTGGTATGGAGATCAAACTGGAAGTAATCAGGTAA
- a CDS encoding VOC family protein, translating to MDNAISWFEIPTTDLDRAATFYETLFQIQLIPLDTPNLKMRMFPIDNMMSGVGGALVYSQGFHRPSATDGPLIYLNANPDVQIILDRIEAAGGSILVPKTQISPEYGYMAAFLDSEGNRIALHSVPSL from the coding sequence ATGGACAATGCAATAAGCTGGTTTGAAATCCCTACCACGGACCTGGACCGTGCCGCTACTTTTTACGAAACGCTATTTCAGATCCAGCTCATCCCGCTCGATACTCCCAATCTGAAAATGCGAATGTTTCCCATCGATAACATGATGAGTGGAGTAGGAGGGGCGCTGGTATACAGCCAAGGGTTTCACAGGCCATCGGCCACCGACGGGCCACTGATTTATCTGAATGCCAATCCGGATGTGCAAATCATCCTCGATCGGATCGAAGCGGCAGGTGGCAGCATTCTGGTACCCAAGACGCAAATCAGCCCTGAATATGGTTATATGGCGGCATTTCTGGACTCGGAAGGAAACCGGATCGCATTGCATTCGGTCCCGTCGCTGTAA
- a CDS encoding HipA N-terminal domain-containing protein: protein MIRKAHIYNNDVLAGTLIKTGRQQYTFRYEDSYLEDPNCFAISLSFPKVQQAYASKVLFPFFYGLLSEGVNKQTQCRLLRIDENDHFSLLLATAKSDTIGSITVREVL from the coding sequence ATGATTAGAAAGGCACATATATATAATAATGATGTGCTGGCTGGCACCCTTATAAAAACCGGTCGCCAGCAGTATACTTTCCGGTATGAGGATTCTTACCTGGAAGATCCGAATTGTTTTGCGATCAGTCTTTCTTTTCCAAAGGTACAGCAAGCATATGCTTCCAAGGTTCTATTCCCGTTCTTTTACGGTTTACTATCCGAGGGAGTCAATAAGCAAACCCAATGTAGATTATTAAGAATAGACGAAAATGACCATTTTAGTCTATTGTTGGCAACAGCAAAATCTGATACAATAGGATCAATAACAGTTAGAGAGGTATTATGA
- a CDS encoding type II toxin-antitoxin system HipA family toxin → MICHGCFKEIDRAGYCKKCLADLFNGKKVDHILPFNSPFKEESDLYRDLTKKMSISGVQVKYSMRLQDNKLILTDTAGQYLLKPIPSGQFKNLDQAPANEHLTMQLARQLFKITVPANAIVYFNDRTPAYLVKRFDVKADGTKSQQEDFAQIAQLTEETHSKNFKYDLSYQEIGELIKLHISMYPIEIEKFFRLVLFNYVFSNGDAHVKNFSIIQIDEGDYILSPAYDLLCTRIHSPNESDMALMLLKERFTMAYDAPGFCTGEDFLEFGRVLEIKESRVNKMINEFIGRDDAIDSLIDKSFLENQIKADYKRYYKDRLKRMSMEWPPVKMEK, encoded by the coding sequence ATGATTTGTCACGGGTGTTTCAAGGAAATAGACAGGGCCGGTTATTGTAAAAAATGCCTGGCAGACCTGTTTAATGGAAAAAAAGTCGATCACATTTTACCATTTAATTCACCCTTCAAAGAGGAATCGGATCTTTATCGGGACTTGACCAAGAAAATGTCAATCTCAGGTGTTCAAGTAAAATACTCTATGCGTTTGCAGGACAACAAACTGATTCTTACTGACACTGCTGGGCAATACCTACTCAAACCTATTCCTTCTGGTCAATTCAAAAACCTGGATCAAGCGCCTGCTAATGAGCATTTGACCATGCAATTGGCTAGACAACTTTTCAAAATCACCGTCCCCGCTAACGCGATCGTATACTTCAATGACCGAACCCCGGCTTATCTGGTCAAAAGATTTGATGTCAAGGCAGATGGCACAAAATCTCAACAGGAGGACTTTGCCCAAATTGCTCAGTTAACCGAAGAAACCCACAGCAAAAACTTTAAGTATGATTTATCCTACCAGGAAATTGGCGAGCTGATCAAACTTCACATTTCCATGTATCCAATAGAAATTGAAAAGTTCTTCCGGCTTGTGCTTTTCAATTATGTATTTTCAAATGGTGACGCCCACGTGAAAAACTTCTCTATAATCCAAATCGATGAAGGGGATTATATATTGTCACCTGCCTACGACCTGCTTTGCACCCGGATACATTCTCCCAATGAATCGGATATGGCCCTGATGCTATTAAAAGAGCGGTTTACCATGGCTTATGATGCCCCGGGCTTTTGCACTGGTGAGGATTTCTTGGAATTCGGCAGGGTATTGGAAATTAAAGAAAGCCGTGTCAATAAAATGATCAATGAATTCATTGGCAGAGATGATGCTATTGATTCTTTGATTGATAAATCATTCTTAGAAAATCAAATCAAAGCAGATTATAAACGCTATTACAAAGACAGACTCAAAAGGATGAGCATGGAGTGGCCACCTGTCAAGATGGAAAAGTAG
- a CDS encoding LVIVD repeat-containing protein, whose amino-acid sequence MKRLAPLFFIGLAIIGLLIILTSCDGGNDSALNPQSGTGGSMARFAITGSTLYIVSKRSLEVYDISEGANPVKSVTKDMGLGIETIFPFKDNLFIGASDGMYIYDNTRPKEPVLLSKFTHIQSCDPVVVQGKYAYVTLRSGVVCRIGNTLSSLDVVDISDPVKPVLVNSQAMDSPYGLSASGNRLFVCEGDKGFRVMDISNPAVPIYKHYFHDLPSYDVISRGKHLIITGKKGLFQYQYDDTDTIELLSKIPVL is encoded by the coding sequence ATGAAAAGACTGGCACCTTTGTTTTTCATAGGGTTGGCAATCATCGGCCTGCTGATCATTCTGACCTCCTGCGATGGGGGCAATGATTCGGCACTAAACCCTCAGTCCGGTACTGGCGGATCCATGGCTCGGTTTGCCATCACAGGTAGTACCCTTTACATTGTCTCCAAGCGGTCTTTGGAAGTCTATGACATTAGCGAAGGTGCAAACCCTGTCAAATCGGTGACCAAAGACATGGGCCTGGGCATCGAAACCATTTTTCCATTCAAGGACAATCTTTTCATTGGGGCCAGCGATGGGATGTACATTTACGATAATACAAGACCCAAAGAGCCTGTACTGCTCTCCAAATTCACCCACATACAGTCCTGTGATCCGGTGGTTGTGCAGGGAAAATATGCTTATGTAACCCTGAGAAGCGGTGTGGTTTGCCGGATTGGGAACACATTAAGCTCCCTGGATGTGGTCGATATCAGTGATCCGGTTAAACCAGTGCTTGTCAACAGCCAAGCCATGGATTCACCCTACGGACTGAGCGCATCGGGAAATAGGCTCTTTGTTTGCGAGGGCGATAAGGGTTTCCGGGTCATGGACATTTCCAACCCGGCAGTACCCATATACAAGCATTACTTTCACGACCTGCCGTCCTACGATGTGATTTCCCGGGGTAAGCACCTGATCATTACCGGCAAAAAAGGGCTGTTCCAATACCAATATGACGATACCGACACGATTGAACTACTAAGTAAAATTCCGGTCCTATGA